In a genomic window of Vicinamibacterales bacterium:
- a CDS encoding alkaline phosphatase produces MRCPPVVVLVVAGLLAGTTRPAAAETRLRIMPPPGATFAVGQRFDLRVEATGDTEAPRDLVVTLDGKDLSTENVLAPGPDGELGAGGTGTAPFGGGRETAAAPANTTNLLVRGLRFSTPGRHEVVARTSDGTTFSAVYEAAAWQSARPGARPAKNIILLVGDGMGIAHRTAARIVSRGQAYGKTNGPLAMDTLGVTGLVMTSSLNATITDSAPGMSSYATGHKANNNHVGVYPDNTPDHFDNPRVEYIGELLKRTRGRGFNVGLVTTAAVIDATPAGNAVHTSFRDAYYDIATHLYDERAASGLTVLMGGGATYFSPAGAGGTRKDGRDLVGGFRDAGFEVLRTGADVRAALAGAPPKAILGLFHPTHMSVAFDRVGAGRYSDELALPKNAAVRDQPSLPEMTSLALASLSAASPRGFYLMVEGASIDKQAHESDAERTIWDTIEFDNAVKVALEFARRTNADADPANDTLVVVTADHESGGFGIIGVGNERYAPEVIGRSVRDYAATFRFLPAQTLNFFTNYTVDAQGFPTDPDPTKKLLVGFAAGPDRNENWLSNRLAQVGTVVDPVSRIAVANPRRDGASEGSDNRAVDGTAFPGFLVPGTIENGATGCQAADGCPDDTRANPVAIAGHTASDVPLSAEGPGAWQFTGVYENTDVFVKLLRASAGTYPRLPR; encoded by the coding sequence ATGCGCTGTCCGCCCGTTGTCGTGCTCGTCGTCGCCGGACTCCTCGCCGGGACCACCCGTCCCGCCGCAGCCGAGACCCGCCTCCGGATCATGCCGCCGCCGGGCGCGACCTTCGCGGTCGGCCAGCGCTTCGATCTGCGCGTGGAGGCGACGGGCGACACCGAGGCGCCGCGCGACCTCGTCGTCACGCTCGACGGCAAGGACCTCTCGACCGAGAACGTGCTGGCACCGGGCCCCGACGGCGAACTCGGCGCCGGCGGCACGGGCACGGCGCCCTTCGGCGGCGGCCGCGAGACGGCCGCGGCGCCCGCGAACACGACGAACCTGCTCGTGCGCGGCCTGCGCTTCTCCACGCCGGGCCGGCACGAGGTCGTCGCCAGGACCAGCGACGGCACGACGTTCAGCGCGGTGTACGAGGCGGCGGCGTGGCAGTCCGCCCGGCCGGGCGCGCGGCCGGCGAAGAACATCATCCTGCTGGTCGGCGACGGCATGGGCATCGCGCACCGGACGGCCGCCCGGATCGTCTCGCGCGGCCAGGCCTACGGCAAGACGAACGGGCCCCTGGCCATGGACACGCTCGGCGTCACCGGCCTCGTGATGACCTCGTCGCTGAATGCCACCATCACGGACTCGGCGCCGGGCATGTCGTCCTACGCCACCGGCCACAAGGCCAACAACAACCACGTGGGCGTCTACCCCGACAACACGCCCGATCACTTCGACAACCCGCGCGTCGAGTACATCGGCGAGCTGCTGAAGCGCACGCGGGGGCGCGGCTTCAACGTGGGCCTGGTCACGACGGCGGCCGTCATCGACGCGACCCCGGCCGGCAATGCCGTCCACACGTCCTTCCGCGACGCCTACTACGACATCGCCACCCACCTCTACGACGAGCGCGCCGCCAGCGGCCTCACGGTGCTGATGGGCGGCGGCGCGACCTACTTTTCGCCGGCGGGCGCGGGCGGCACCCGCAAGGACGGACGCGACCTGGTCGGCGGGTTCCGGGATGCCGGGTTCGAGGTCCTCCGCACCGGCGCCGACGTCCGGGCCGCGCTGGCGGGTGCGCCGCCGAAGGCGATCCTGGGCCTCTTCCACCCGACGCACATGTCGGTGGCGTTCGACCGCGTCGGGGCCGGCCGCTACAGCGACGAGCTCGCGCTCCCCAAGAACGCGGCCGTGCGGGATCAGCCGTCGCTGCCCGAGATGACGTCCCTGGCGCTCGCCTCGCTGTCGGCCGCCTCGCCCCGCGGCTTCTACCTGATGGTCGAGGGCGCGTCCATCGACAAGCAGGCGCACGAGTCCGACGCCGAGCGCACGATCTGGGACACGATCGAGTTCGACAACGCCGTGAAGGTGGCGCTCGAGTTCGCCCGGCGCACGAACGCGGACGCCGACCCGGCCAACGACACGCTCGTGGTGGTCACGGCCGATCACGAGAGCGGCGGCTTCGGCATCATCGGCGTGGGGAACGAGCGCTACGCGCCCGAGGTGATCGGCCGATCCGTGCGCGACTACGCCGCGACGTTCCGCTTCCTGCCGGCACAGACGCTGAACTTCTTCACGAATTACACGGTGGACGCGCAGGGCTTCCCGACCGATCCCGATCCCACGAAGAAACTGCTCGTGGGCTTCGCCGCCGGTCCCGATCGCAACGAGAACTGGCTCTCGAACCGCCTGGCCCAGGTGGGCACGGTCGTGGACCCCGTGAGCCGCATCGCCGTCGCCAACCCGCGGCGCGACGGCGCCTCCGAAGGCAGCGACAACCGCGCGGTCGACGGCACGGCGTTTCCGGGCTTCCTCGTGCCGGGCACGATCGAGAACGGCGCCACCGGGTGCCAGGCGGCCGACGGCTGTCCCGACGACACGCGGGCGAATCCCGTGGCCATCGCCGGGCACACGGCCAGCGACGTGCCGCTGTCGGCCGAGGGGCCGGGCGCGTGGCAGTTCACGGGCGTCTACGAGAACACGGACGTCTTCGTGAAGCTGCTCCGGGCGTCGGCGGGCACGTATCCGCGCCTGCCGAGGTAG
- a CDS encoding LytTR family DNA-binding domain-containing protein, translating into MTLRVLLVDDEAPARARLRQLLAERQGIDVIGEAEDGVAALERIQELAPDVVFLDVQMPGCSGLDVAASLGQPRPAVIFCTAFDEHAVDAFELRAVDYLLKPVTRARLDAALARVSVAPAEPTGHGASDHAPLPALPPARFLARRGARYLVVPAAEVVAFSFDDGQTRLHTAGEQLLMQPTLAQLLRRLDAGRFFQISRSVVVNLDAVREAKPHTDGTGVIVLSNGTSVEVSRRRWRPLLDRLEA; encoded by the coding sequence ATGACCCTCAGGGTGCTGCTCGTGGACGACGAGGCGCCGGCGCGCGCGCGCCTTCGGCAGCTCCTGGCCGAGCGTCAGGGCATCGACGTGATCGGCGAGGCCGAGGACGGCGTGGCCGCGCTCGAGCGGATCCAGGAACTGGCGCCGGACGTGGTGTTCCTCGACGTCCAGATGCCCGGCTGCAGCGGGCTCGACGTGGCCGCGTCGCTCGGCCAGCCCCGGCCGGCCGTCATCTTCTGCACCGCCTTCGACGAGCACGCCGTGGACGCCTTCGAACTGCGCGCGGTGGACTACCTCCTGAAGCCCGTGACCCGGGCGCGCCTCGACGCGGCGCTCGCGCGCGTCTCGGTGGCGCCGGCCGAGCCCACCGGCCACGGCGCCTCCGATCACGCCCCGCTGCCCGCCCTGCCGCCGGCCCGGTTCCTCGCGCGCCGCGGCGCCCGCTACCTCGTCGTGCCGGCCGCCGAGGTGGTGGCGTTCAGCTTCGACGACGGCCAGACGCGCCTGCACACGGCCGGCGAGCAACTGCTCATGCAGCCCACGCTCGCGCAGCTCCTCCGCCGCCTCGACGCGGGCCGCTTCTTCCAGATCTCTCGATCCGTGGTCGTGAACCTCGACGCGGTCCGCGAGGCCAAGCCGCACACCGACGGCACGGGCGTCATCGTCCTTTCGAACGGCACGTCGGTGGAGGTCTCGCGCCGCCGCTGGCGGCCGCTGCTCGACCGGCTCGAGGCCTGA
- a CDS encoding SpoIIE family protein phosphatase has protein sequence MIRAVLVDDEAPARARLRALLAEIGDVDVVGEAGDAQAGRAVVSAAAPDVLFLDIEMPAERGTDFAASLPEPRPFIVFATAYERFAVDAFQYDAADYLLKPINRQRLAATLDRLRRKLRARRDDAREIEAATRAQAHLLPRRLPVVAGYGLGARTLAARGVGGDFFDAVLVDGHLAFVVGDVAGKGMAAGLIASSVHARWQSAMQRAAEGARDMMTALNRDVAATTEGSRYATLVHGMLDPSTGDLQYVNAGHPSALVVPATGGWTSGLAATAPAVGLLDVAEFAGGTCRLAAGDTLVVVSDGVTEALDADGQELPLGTLAALAGGGAAAAQDVADAIVAAVQAHRGADQAQDDVTVFVLRRHA, from the coding sequence ATGATCCGCGCCGTGCTCGTCGACGACGAGGCGCCGGCCCGCGCGCGGCTGCGGGCGCTCTTGGCCGAGATCGGCGACGTGGACGTGGTGGGCGAGGCCGGCGACGCCCAGGCCGGGCGCGCCGTGGTGTCGGCGGCGGCCCCCGACGTGCTCTTCCTGGACATCGAGATGCCGGCCGAACGTGGCACCGACTTCGCGGCGAGCCTCCCGGAGCCGCGGCCCTTCATCGTGTTCGCGACGGCGTACGAGCGCTTCGCCGTCGACGCCTTCCAGTACGACGCCGCCGACTACCTGCTGAAGCCCATCAACCGCCAGCGGCTGGCGGCCACGCTCGACCGCCTCCGCCGAAAGCTCCGGGCGCGGCGGGACGACGCGCGGGAGATCGAGGCGGCCACGCGCGCCCAGGCGCACCTGCTGCCGCGCCGGCTCCCCGTCGTCGCGGGCTACGGCCTCGGCGCCCGCACGCTGGCGGCCCGCGGGGTCGGCGGGGACTTCTTCGACGCCGTCCTCGTCGACGGCCACCTGGCCTTCGTCGTCGGCGACGTCGCCGGCAAGGGGATGGCAGCGGGGCTCATCGCCTCCAGCGTGCACGCGCGGTGGCAATCGGCCATGCAGCGGGCGGCGGAGGGCGCGCGCGACATGATGACGGCCCTCAACCGCGACGTCGCCGCCACCACCGAGGGCTCGCGCTACGCCACGCTGGTGCACGGCATGCTCGATCCGTCCACCGGCGATCTGCAGTACGTGAACGCCGGCCATCCGTCCGCGCTCGTCGTGCCGGCGACGGGCGGCTGGACGAGCGGCCTGGCCGCGACGGCGCCGGCCGTGGGCCTGCTGGACGTGGCCGAGTTCGCGGGCGGCACGTGCCGGCTGGCCGCCGGCGACACGCTCGTCGTCGTGAGCGACGGGGTCACCGAGGCCCTCGACGCGGACGGACAGGAGCTGCCGCTCGGCACGCTCGCGGCGCTCGCCGGCGGCGGGGCGGCCGCCGCCCAGGACGTGGCGGACGCCATCGTGGCCGCCGTCCAGGCCCATCGAGGCGCCGACCAGGCGCAGGACGACGTCACGGTCTTCGTCCTCCGGAGGCACGCATGA
- a CDS encoding histidine kinase: protein MTTVVGLLFLLVYVLGAFAYGSALILSLRQASPVWSPHRPQAVRTRLDTPSLALFGWSAAWFVVAAASQFADFLTGPGRGWPEVVQVCLAFGFPPLIMHTTYLEGRCDQWAPRARAWAWWPLAAAYVVAPLALLGALALVFGLLRSAFAGPIIGFSIAGLFTLAGIYSGVVLNRSPRAAVTAEHRKLRRALNSLYALLALANLLPVLARDTELSFEIFNRVISVAPLLFLSATTYYENRFEFYDLLVKRGALLVAGVVVLGAFFTVALPWLDALPPGGARPWLFALTTVPLLLAAPWLAGVLGRALDHVWLGRHHTTLSAVTSVLSSLQTATDESALIAAAERSLKDVLGVTVRILTAEPTDAEVQTALFVEGSAADPSVWIVVPRVYGERILLSEDLMLLRSLGTVVTYLIENVRLQQRRQEQDLVAQELRVQSTQSELKALRAQINPHFLFNALNTVASLVHSDPARADRAVEQLSEVFRHTLRRSDSEWAPLEQELAFAGAYLDVEEARFGARLQYRIDADDAARRVLVPAMLVHTLVENAVKHGIAQRLSAGTLVVEARVAAGRLTVDVRDNGPGPGPSPGPTASAVRRAGEQFGLRNVRDRLRGHFGDAAAFTLTRDEAGGLTVARMEMPVVPADDRRTADGVPA from the coding sequence ATGACGACCGTCGTCGGACTGCTCTTCCTGCTCGTCTACGTCCTCGGGGCCTTTGCCTACGGCTCCGCCCTGATCCTGTCGCTCCGGCAGGCGAGTCCCGTCTGGTCCCCGCACCGGCCGCAGGCCGTGCGCACCCGCCTCGACACGCCGAGCCTGGCGCTGTTCGGCTGGTCGGCGGCCTGGTTCGTCGTGGCGGCGGCCAGCCAGTTCGCCGACTTCCTCACGGGCCCGGGACGCGGATGGCCCGAGGTCGTGCAGGTCTGCCTGGCCTTCGGCTTCCCGCCCCTCATCATGCACACGACCTACCTGGAGGGCCGGTGCGACCAGTGGGCGCCGCGCGCCCGGGCGTGGGCCTGGTGGCCGCTCGCGGCCGCCTACGTCGTCGCGCCGCTGGCCCTGCTCGGCGCCCTGGCGCTGGTCTTCGGGCTCCTCCGGTCCGCGTTCGCCGGCCCCATCATCGGGTTCTCCATCGCCGGGCTCTTCACCCTCGCCGGCATCTACTCCGGCGTCGTGCTGAACCGCAGCCCCCGGGCCGCCGTCACCGCCGAACACCGCAAGCTGCGGCGGGCGCTGAACAGCCTCTACGCGCTCCTGGCCCTCGCCAACCTCCTGCCCGTCCTCGCCCGCGACACGGAGCTCTCGTTCGAGATCTTCAACCGCGTGATCAGCGTGGCGCCCCTGCTGTTCCTGTCGGCCACCACCTACTACGAGAACCGGTTCGAGTTCTACGACCTGCTCGTCAAGCGCGGCGCGCTCTTGGTCGCGGGCGTCGTGGTCCTGGGCGCGTTCTTCACGGTCGCCCTGCCGTGGCTGGACGCCCTGCCGCCGGGCGGGGCCCGTCCGTGGCTCTTCGCGCTGACGACCGTGCCGCTGCTCCTGGCCGCGCCCTGGCTGGCGGGCGTGCTCGGCCGGGCGCTCGACCACGTGTGGCTCGGGCGGCACCACACGACGCTGTCGGCCGTCACCTCGGTGCTGTCGTCGCTCCAGACCGCCACCGACGAGTCGGCCCTGATCGCGGCGGCCGAGCGCAGCCTGAAGGACGTCCTCGGCGTCACCGTGCGGATCCTCACGGCGGAGCCGACGGACGCGGAAGTGCAGACGGCCCTGTTCGTCGAGGGCAGCGCCGCCGATCCCAGCGTCTGGATCGTCGTGCCGAGGGTCTACGGCGAGCGCATCCTCCTCAGCGAAGACCTGATGCTGCTCCGCTCGCTGGGCACGGTCGTCACCTACCTCATCGAGAACGTGCGGCTGCAGCAGCGCCGCCAGGAGCAGGACCTCGTCGCCCAGGAGCTGCGGGTGCAGTCCACGCAGTCGGAGCTCAAGGCGCTGCGGGCGCAGATCAATCCCCACTTCCTCTTCAACGCCCTGAACACCGTGGCCTCGCTGGTCCACAGCGACCCGGCGCGCGCCGATCGCGCGGTGGAGCAGCTGTCGGAGGTGTTCCGCCACACGCTGCGCCGGTCGGACAGCGAGTGGGCCCCGCTCGAGCAGGAGCTCGCCTTCGCGGGGGCGTACCTGGACGTCGAGGAAGCGCGCTTCGGCGCGCGCCTGCAGTACCGGATCGACGCCGACGACGCCGCGCGGCGCGTCCTCGTGCCCGCGATGCTGGTCCACACCCTGGTGGAGAACGCCGTCAAGCACGGCATCGCGCAGCGGCTCTCGGCCGGGACGCTCGTCGTCGAGGCGCGGGTGGCGGCGGGCCGGCTGACGGTGGACGTCCGCGACAACGGCCCGGGGCCGGGGCCGTCGCCCGGGCCCACCGCGTCGGCGGTGCGGCGCGCCGGCGAGCAGTTCGGCCTCCGCAACGTGCGGGACCGGCTGCGCGGCCACTTCGGCGACGCCGCGGCGTTCACGCTCACGCGCGACGAGGCCGGCGGGCTCACGGTGGCGCGGATGGAGATGCCGGTGGTGCCGGCCGACGACCGGCGCACGGCCGACGGGGTGCCGGCATGA
- a CDS encoding glutamate--tRNA ligase family protein, which translates to MRIDCSRLAARLGAPPLTRFAPAPTGYLHLGHVVNAIYVWGLAAATGGRVLLRVEDHDRQRCRPAYEAALLDDLDWLGFVPDVYPTAAFRAGACQGRQSDRDAHYRAAVAILASRGLVYGCACTRRDIEASGGAGGSDELRYPGTCRDRGLPLDDGLGWRLRLPDDAVVFDDVVHGPARQTPAGQCGDLLIRDRLGNWTYQFAVAVDDLAHGVTLVVRGDDLYPSTGRQILLARLLGREAPPVFLHHPLVMKSATQKLSKSDGDSGVRDLAAAGWSPPRVIGHAAHAAGLLARPAAIALADLPSLVAR; encoded by the coding sequence ATGCGCATCGACTGCTCGCGCCTGGCCGCCCGGCTGGGCGCGCCGCCCCTGACCCGCTTCGCGCCGGCGCCCACCGGGTACCTGCACCTGGGCCACGTGGTGAACGCGATCTACGTCTGGGGCCTCGCGGCTGCCACCGGGGGCCGCGTGCTCCTGCGCGTCGAGGACCACGACCGGCAGCGCTGCCGGCCGGCTTACGAGGCGGCCCTGCTGGACGACCTGGACTGGCTGGGATTCGTGCCCGACGTCTACCCGACGGCCGCGTTTCGTGCCGGAGCCTGCCAGGGCCGTCAATCCGATCGCGATGCCCACTACCGTGCCGCGGTGGCGATCCTCGCGTCCCGTGGGCTCGTCTACGGGTGCGCCTGCACCAGGCGCGACATCGAGGCATCCGGCGGCGCCGGCGGGTCCGACGAGCTCCGCTATCCAGGCACGTGCCGCGACCGCGGCCTGCCGCTCGACGACGGGCTCGGCTGGCGCCTGCGCCTGCCGGACGACGCGGTCGTGTTCGACGACGTCGTGCACGGGCCGGCGCGGCAGACGCCGGCGGGCCAGTGCGGCGATCTCCTGATCCGCGACCGTCTCGGCAACTGGACCTACCAGTTCGCGGTCGCCGTCGACGACCTCGCGCACGGCGTGACACTCGTGGTGCGCGGCGACGATCTGTATCCGTCGACGGGCCGCCAGATTCTCCTCGCCCGCCTCCTGGGGCGCGAGGCGCCGCCCGTGTTCCTGCACCATCCGCTCGTCATGAAGTCGGCCACCCAGAAGCTCAGCAAGTCCGACGGCGACAGCGGCGTTCGCGATCTCGCCGCGGCAGGGTGGTCGCCGCCGCGGGTGATCGGCCATGCCGCCCATGCCGCCGGCCTGCTCGCGCGGCCAGCGGCGATCGCCCTCGCCGACCTGCCGTCGCTCGTCGCCAGGTGA
- a CDS encoding type II secretion system protein, translating into MARLGRVGRDQRGFTLAELIVVSALIMVGIAVAIPVTQGMVDRAKNDSALSVTAAFLHAARDRAVAERRNIQISYVPPDQLFAHRVEVPSGLMTQVGFMKLEGGQEVRTFSGVPDTPDLFGNGSPFQFTGTGPWSFTSDGSLIDSQGDVSNGTVFFGVPNKPESARAVSIFGVTGMLHSWKWRNTQWSE; encoded by the coding sequence ATGGCAAGGCTTGGACGTGTCGGCAGGGACCAGCGAGGGTTCACGCTCGCTGAGCTCATCGTCGTCTCCGCCCTGATCATGGTCGGCATCGCCGTCGCGATCCCCGTGACGCAGGGCATGGTGGACCGCGCCAAGAACGACAGCGCGCTCTCGGTCACGGCGGCGTTCCTCCACGCCGCGCGCGATCGCGCCGTGGCCGAACGGCGCAACATCCAGATCTCCTACGTCCCGCCGGATCAGCTCTTCGCCCACCGCGTGGAGGTGCCCAGCGGCCTCATGACGCAGGTCGGCTTCATGAAGCTCGAGGGCGGGCAGGAGGTCCGCACCTTCTCCGGCGTGCCCGACACGCCCGACCTCTTCGGGAACGGCAGCCCGTTCCAGTTCACGGGCACCGGCCCCTGGTCGTTCACGAGCGACGGCTCCCTCATCGACTCGCAGGGCGACGTCTCCAATGGCACCGTGTTCTTCGGCGTGCCCAACAAGCCCGAGAGCGCGCGCGCGGTCAGCATCTTCGGCGTGACCGGGATGCTGCACTCGTGGAAGTGGAGGAACACCCAATGGTCGGAGTAA
- a CDS encoding prepilin-type N-terminal cleavage/methylation domain-containing protein produces the protein MVGVTPDAASRSDERGFSLIEVLAAMLVLTAGLLPLVALFTTSVQRMTASTPMLMAREKAREAIESVHAARDTGKSSWPTIQNVSAGGVFLDGAQPLRAPGADGLVNTSDDGAVELLATEFTREILISPLPLDGVGGMNPNLREVQVIVRYKVYGSWRQYVMTTYVSAYS, from the coding sequence ATGGTCGGAGTAACTCCGGACGCCGCCTCGCGGTCCGACGAGCGGGGCTTCTCGCTCATCGAGGTGCTGGCGGCGATGCTCGTGCTGACGGCCGGCCTGCTGCCGCTCGTCGCGCTGTTCACGACCAGCGTGCAGCGGATGACGGCGTCGACGCCCATGCTGATGGCCCGCGAGAAGGCGCGCGAGGCGATCGAGAGCGTCCACGCCGCCCGCGACACCGGCAAGTCGTCGTGGCCGACCATCCAGAACGTCTCGGCTGGCGGCGTCTTCCTCGACGGCGCGCAGCCGCTGCGTGCGCCCGGCGCCGACGGCCTCGTCAACACCTCCGACGACGGCGCGGTCGAGCTCCTCGCCACCGAGTTCACCCGCGAAATCCTCATCAGCCCGCTCCCGCTCGACGGCGTCGGCGGGATGAACCCGAACCTCCGCGAAGTGCAGGTCATCGTGCGCTACAAGGTCTACGGCTCCTGGCGCCAATACGTGATGACCACCTACGTGTCCGCCTACTCGTGA
- a CDS encoding prepilin-type N-terminal cleavage/methylation domain-containing protein, with translation MTPSTPAPRSAEAGFSLLELLIAMTLLTVVMGATLGGLSDIMKGNETVMMISSANSTLRGGMDIMVRDLLQAGSGLPASHGVSIPSGAGSSAVRLPGPPGTAFVTANTDLMLPAVMPHARQGPTVDGVQTDVIGMLMADNAFLNVGLSGVTDTSATIAAGPTLDTGPDRVTAGQLMMIQKGSFSTLVQVTSVDYSSRLLRFDDGDSLNLNQSGAAAGSLAALNGEAPINSAAATMISRVRLITYYIDNTLNAERPRLVRRVNNGDPMTFDNTLGTAVAFDVPDLQLTYDINNGDTNPAGVEMLQADLDGSGACSPDPCGPTLVRKVNVEATARSMNRLPPSNHFFTNTLKSQVSLRGMTFVDRYR, from the coding sequence ATGACGCCATCCACTCCGGCACCACGGTCCGCTGAAGCCGGCTTCTCGCTGCTCGAGCTCCTCATCGCCATGACGCTCCTCACGGTGGTGATGGGCGCGACGCTCGGCGGGCTCTCGGACATCATGAAGGGCAACGAGACCGTGATGATGATCTCGAGCGCGAACAGCACGCTTCGCGGCGGGATGGACATCATGGTCCGCGACCTCCTGCAGGCCGGCTCGGGCCTGCCGGCCTCGCACGGCGTGTCGATCCCGAGCGGCGCTGGCTCCTCGGCCGTGCGCCTGCCCGGGCCGCCCGGGACCGCCTTCGTCACCGCGAACACCGATCTGATGCTGCCGGCGGTCATGCCGCACGCGCGGCAGGGCCCCACGGTGGACGGCGTGCAGACCGACGTGATCGGCATGCTGATGGCCGACAACGCGTTCCTGAACGTGGGCCTCTCCGGCGTCACCGATACCTCGGCCACGATCGCGGCCGGGCCGACGCTCGACACCGGGCCGGACCGGGTCACGGCCGGCCAGCTGATGATGATCCAGAAGGGGTCGTTCAGCACGCTGGTCCAGGTGACGTCGGTGGACTACAGCAGCCGGCTCCTGCGGTTCGACGACGGCGACTCGCTGAACCTGAACCAGTCCGGCGCCGCCGCCGGCTCGCTGGCGGCGCTCAACGGCGAAGCGCCCATCAACTCGGCCGCCGCCACGATGATCTCGCGCGTCCGCCTAATCACCTATTACATCGACAACACGCTGAACGCCGAGCGGCCGCGCCTGGTCCGGCGGGTGAACAACGGCGACCCGATGACCTTCGACAACACGCTCGGCACCGCCGTGGCGTTCGACGTGCCGGACCTCCAGCTCACCTACGACATCAACAACGGCGACACGAACCCCGCCGGCGTCGAGATGCTGCAGGCCGACCTCGACGGCTCCGGCGCCTGCTCGCCGGACCCGTGCGGACCGACGCTGGTCCGCAAGGTGAACGTGGAGGCCACGGCCCGGTCGATGAACCGGCTGCCGCCGTCGAACCACTTCTTCACCAACACGCTCAAGTCGCAGGTGAGCCTGCGGGGCATGACCTTCGTCGATCGCTATCGCTAG